In Sphingomonas sp. BGYR3, the genomic stretch GGTTTCGCGTTCATATCGCATCAACGCGTCCGTCAGCGTGGGCAGGTCCGCCATCGCCCAGCTTGCCTCTTGTTCCGGACGGCCGGCTGCGTTGATCCAGGCAAGCCTGATCTGCGTTTCGCCAACCGAGACGGCAAGGCGCGGCGCGCCCCCCGATCCATCCATCCCCCGTCCCCCGCCTATGATTGTCGTGCGTTGTCAGCATCGTATCACGGCAGGGCGATTAAGATAGCGCTAACCTGCTTCCGGCCCGTCCTGGATGCTCCGACGGGGGTAAGGTTCGGCATAGGGCATGATCATCCGGCCGGCCGGATCGGCGGTGAACGTCGTCTGAGTGGGATAGGCGAACTCGATGCCCTCTGCGGTAAAGCGGGACAGGATGGCCAGGCCGACCGACGACCGTTTGTCGTAAAAGCTCTGATAATCCGGTCCCGGCGTGTCGAATTCGACCTCGAAATCCAGGCTGGACGCGCCGAACCCGACAAAGCCGGCGCGCACGAACAGGGCGCCGGCTTCCTCGATCGTTTCCTGCAGGATTTCAGGGATCCGGGCGCAGCGGTCGGCGGGCGTCTGATAGATCACCCCCAGCATCCATTTCTGGCGTCGATAGGTCCGCTGCGTGTTGTTGCCGATCTGCTTTTCCAGAAGGTTCTTGTTGCTGATGATCAGCTCTTCGCCGGTCAGCGCGCGGATGCGGGTGGATTTCAGGCCGATCGCCTCGATCGTGCCGCTTGTCGTGTCAAAGGTCACGGCATCGCCGCGCCGGAACGGCTTGTCAAAGATGATGGATAGGGCGGCGAACAGGTCGGCAAAAATGCCCTGCGCGGCTAGGCCGATGGCAATGCCGCCCACGCCAAGCCCCGCGACCAGACCGGTGACATTGACCCCCAGATTGTCCAGGACGACGATCAGCGCGATGGCGAACAGGGCGACGGTGACGAGCAGCCGGATAATGCCGATGGCGGTGCCCAGCGTCTCGCTGGAATGATCGCCCTCCGTCCGTTTTTCGACCACGCCCAGAATGATCTCGCGCGCCCAGATCGCGGCCTGAAATACCGCGGCGATGGTGAACAGGAACCGGACGGTCGCAATCACCGGCTGGGGGGCATGGGCATATTCGACGACCAGTTCGGCCGACACCATGATGATGAACAGATGCCCGGTTTTGCTGATCGCCCGGCCCAGGATCGTGCCCCATCCCATTGGCCCTGGCGTGCGTTCGCACAGGCGCATCCCCCATCGACGGGCAATGTGCAGCACGGTGAAGATCAGGGCGGCGACACCCAGCCCGATCAGCGCCTGCAACCAATAGGTCGTCAGCCACAGCACGCTGGAATCGACCAGCGCCTGGGCATTCTGCTGCACGGCATCGGCCGACAATTCGGTTTCGACGATGGCGTTGCTCATTCACACATTCCCGTTCACGCAGCCTTTGCGGTCGGCTGACATGCCCCGTCGCACGCGTCAAGAAACGCGATCAGGCCGCGCTCGGCCCGGGAAAGGTGGCGGGTGGCGCGCGGCAGGGTCATTCGCGGGCCGTTCAGCCCCGCGCCGCCCCTGCACCGGTCGATCAGCAAGGGGTGGACATAGGATTTGCGCGCAATCGCCGGTGTGTTGCCCAGCGCCGCCACGACCGGTTCCAGCATCGCCTTCAGCGTCGGCGGCTCGTCACTGGCGACCAGCAGTTCATAGGCGATGACGCTGGCGCCCCAGGTGCGGAAATGCTTGGCGGTAAAGCCATCGCCCATCGCCGCGCGGATATATTCATTGACGTGGGACGAGGTTACGGGATGCGCCTCGCCGGCATCGTCGACCCATGCGAACAGATGCTGGCCCGGCAGGTCCTGACACCGCCGGACGAACCGGGTCAGCGACCCGTCGGTGATGGTCAGCACGCGCCGACGCCCGGATTTGGCGGTATAGGCCAGCCTTAGCCGGTTGCCGGTCAGCCGGGCGTGCCGGCGGCGAAGGGTGGTCGCGCCGAAACTCTTGTTGGTTCTGGCATAATCCTCGTTCCCCACGCGCACCCGGCCCAGGTCGAGCAGGCGGACGACCGCCGCAATGGCACGCTCACGGCACAGGGTGCGCTTTGCGAGGTCGCGGGCCACCTGTGCGCGCAGCTTTGGCAGCGCTGCTCCAAACCGGGCGCATGCGCCGAACTTTGCGGCTTCCCGCTCCGCGCGGAAATCGGGGTGATACCGATATTGCTTGCGACCGCGCTCATCGATGCCCGTCGCCAGGATATGGCCGTCATCCTGGGCGCAGAACCATGCGTCGCGATAGGCGGGGGGCAGGGCGATGGCGTTTAGCCGGGCAATCGTCGCCTTGTCGCGGATCAGCCGCCCGTCCGGCATCCGATACCGCCACGGCCCGTCGCCGCGCCGTTCCCGCGTGATGCCCGGTTCGCTGTCATCGCTATAGCGCAGGCACGTGTCTGTCATCGGCATCCTCGGTTCGCCGCATCAATGCGCAATTTGTCGCATCGTTCCGGGAACAGGACCCGCCGCCATCGGTTTGCGGGACAGGTGCATGACAAGGAGACGGACCATGGCGGAACTTGACGGCGTAAAGGTACTGATGCTGGCGACGGACGGGTTTGAGCAGTCGGAACTGTTCGATCCGCGTCAGGCGCTGATCGATGCAGGCGCACAGGTGATTCTGGCTTCCCTGAAACGCGATGCCATTCGCGGTGTCATCCACGACCAGCCGGGCGATCGGGAAATTACCCCTGACCTGACCCTGGATGAGGTCGAAGAGGGCGATTACGACGCGCTGCTGCTGCCCGGCGGCCTGGCCAATCCCGATGCGCTGCGCATCAACGACCGTGCGGTCGAAATCGTCGGCGCGTTTTGCGACGATGGCAAGACGGTGGCCGCGATCTGCCACGCCCCCTGGCTGCTGGTCGAGGCGGATGTGGTCGATGGTCGTACCGTCACCAGCTGGCCGTCGGTTCGCACCGATCTGGCCAATGCAGGCGCCAATGTCGTGGACCGCGAAGTGGTGGTGGACGAAAACCTGATCACCAGCCGCAAGCCGGATGACATTCCCGCGTTCAACAAGGCGCTGATTCAGGCATTGGCCGACCAGATGGCCGACGCGGACTGACCGCGTGTCGACAGGGGCTGCTGCGTCCCTCGACAGGCCGGGCATGGGTGCGGGTCGGATGCGACCCGGCCCTGAAACCGCTCATGCCACGCCCGTCGGGGCGGCAGTTCATGCCGCGGGGATGGCCGCTCCGGTGGCCTGCGCCCGGCGCATCGGCCGCCAGCCAAGCTCCGCCCGCTTGCGCGCCAGATAGGTGTCCAGGCCGATCTGCGCGCCGATCAGCATGTAGACGAACGGCTGATAGGCGATGCCGACGAATGCTGCGCCCAGCAGATAGATCATGTGGCCATGCTGAAGCGCGGTAGCTAGCGGGCTGATCCATGCCTGATCCTCGCCCGCCCTGGCATAGCGGCGGCGGATCACCTCCATCCGCAACAGCCCGGCAAGCTGGATCACCAGCCACAGCGCCAGCCCGAAATAGCCCTGTTCGCCCAGCATCTCGAAATAGGAACTGTGATAGGCGCGGCCCGCATCCTGCACCGCGCGCCGCTCGACCGTGGCGTTGGCGCCCTGTTCGGCCACCGTCACGGTGTCGAACGTCAGCCGGTTCTGGCGGTACGCCTCGAACCCGCCGCCCATGGGATTGTCGCTGACATAATCCAGCGTCCATTTCCACACGGCCAGCCGCGTGCTGGCGGATTGATCGCCCTTGTATTCCTTGATGGTCTCCATCCGCTGCGTGTACGCGCTGGGCAGGAACGGTATCGCTGCCAGGCCAAGCACCGCGGCCAGGCCGATATATATCAGCCGCCGCTTCGCATCGCGCAGCATCAGCACGGCCAGCAACCCGATGCACAGCAGTCCGGTTCGCGCCGACGTGCCGATGGGGATCAGCAGGCAGGAAAAGCACAGGGCATAACAGAACAGCTTGACGCGCCAGTCGGGGCGGAAAATCGTGCCATGTTTGCTGAACCACAGGATCAGCGGGATGATGGTAATGGCAACGGCCGAGATCGTCGATCCTTCGTAAAGGCCGCTATTGTTGCTGACCATCAGGTCCAGCTGGCCATAGCCGCCGCCGGAACCCAACGTCTTGATCCCGCCCACGATGATGATCGATGCGGCCGACAGGATCATGAACAGCAGCAGCGCCTCGATCCTGAGGCGCGTGCGCAGCGTCAGCGGCAGGAAAGCGGCAAAGGCCAGCGACTTCCACGCCCATTCCCATTTATCCAGCGCCTCGACCGGGAAATCGGCATATTTCGTCGTGTATCCGCAATAGGCCAGCAGCATCAGGATCAGAAACTGGCGCGGCGCAAACCGGACGTCGCGCTTGTCATCGAACATCAGCCAGCCGCCGACCGCCGCCGCCACCGCGATCATCGAAATCGGCACCGAATTGAGCAGCAGATAGGTCAGCCGCTGCGGCGACACGATGTCGATATAGACA encodes the following:
- a CDS encoding mechanosensitive ion channel family protein, translating into MSNAIVETELSADAVQQNAQALVDSSVLWLTTYWLQALIGLGVAALIFTVLHIARRWGMRLCERTPGPMGWGTILGRAISKTGHLFIIMVSAELVVEYAHAPQPVIATVRFLFTIAAVFQAAIWAREIILGVVEKRTEGDHSSETLGTAIGIIRLLVTVALFAIALIVVLDNLGVNVTGLVAGLGVGGIAIGLAAQGIFADLFAALSIIFDKPFRRGDAVTFDTTSGTIEAIGLKSTRIRALTGEELIISNKNLLEKQIGNNTQRTYRRQKWMLGVIYQTPADRCARIPEILQETIEEAGALFVRAGFVGFGASSLDFEVEFDTPGPDYQSFYDKRSSVGLAILSRFTAEGIEFAYPTQTTFTADPAGRMIMPYAEPYPRRSIQDGPEAG
- a CDS encoding DNA topoisomerase IB, giving the protein MTDTCLRYSDDSEPGITRERRGDGPWRYRMPDGRLIRDKATIARLNAIALPPAYRDAWFCAQDDGHILATGIDERGRKQYRYHPDFRAEREAAKFGACARFGAALPKLRAQVARDLAKRTLCRERAIAAVVRLLDLGRVRVGNEDYARTNKSFGATTLRRRHARLTGNRLRLAYTAKSGRRRVLTITDGSLTRFVRRCQDLPGQHLFAWVDDAGEAHPVTSSHVNEYIRAAMGDGFTAKHFRTWGASVIAYELLVASDEPPTLKAMLEPVVAALGNTPAIARKSYVHPLLIDRCRGGAGLNGPRMTLPRATRHLSRAERGLIAFLDACDGACQPTAKAA
- a CDS encoding type 1 glutamine amidotransferase domain-containing protein → MAELDGVKVLMLATDGFEQSELFDPRQALIDAGAQVILASLKRDAIRGVIHDQPGDREITPDLTLDEVEEGDYDALLLPGGLANPDALRINDRAVEIVGAFCDDGKTVAAICHAPWLLVEADVVDGRTVTSWPSVRTDLANAGANVVDREVVVDENLITSRKPDDIPAFNKALIQALADQMADAD
- a CDS encoding putative O-glycosylation ligase, exosortase A system-associated encodes the protein MRDLVFVVFLAALFGAGARRPFLFILTYVYIDIVSPQRLTYLLLNSVPISMIAVAAAVGGWLMFDDKRDVRFAPRQFLILMLLAYCGYTTKYADFPVEALDKWEWAWKSLAFAAFLPLTLRTRLRIEALLLFMILSAASIIIVGGIKTLGSGGGYGQLDLMVSNNSGLYEGSTISAVAITIIPLILWFSKHGTIFRPDWRVKLFCYALCFSCLLIPIGTSARTGLLCIGLLAVLMLRDAKRRLIYIGLAAVLGLAAIPFLPSAYTQRMETIKEYKGDQSASTRLAVWKWTLDYVSDNPMGGGFEAYRQNRLTFDTVTVAEQGANATVERRAVQDAGRAYHSSYFEMLGEQGYFGLALWLVIQLAGLLRMEVIRRRYARAGEDQAWISPLATALQHGHMIYLLGAAFVGIAYQPFVYMLIGAQIGLDTYLARKRAELGWRPMRRAQATGAAIPAA